Proteins from a genomic interval of Nasonia vitripennis strain AsymCx chromosome 3, Nvit_psr_1.1, whole genome shotgun sequence:
- the LOC100117176 gene encoding ecdysone-inducible protein E75 isoform X6, whose protein sequence is MPAVMGDELPILKGILNGVVNYHNAPVRFGRVPKREKARILAAMQQSSHSRSQEKAVAAELEDEQRLLATVVRAHLDTCDFTRDKVAPVLARARETPNYTACPPTLACPLNPNPQPLTGQQELLQDFSKRFSPAIRGVVEFAKRIPGFSLLAQDDQVTLLKAGVFEVLLVRLACMFDAQTASMICLNGQVLKRESIHNSSNARFLMDSMFDFAERVNSLRLSDAELGLFCSVVVIAADRPGLRNTELVERMHNKLRSALQTVLAQNHPQHPDILRELLKKIPDLRTLNTLHSEKLLAFKMTEQQQQLQAQQQAQQQAQQQQQHHWPMDCDEPVGSWGSASDVALDEAVKSPLGSVSSTESTCSGEVASLTEYQQHVVASGHHASSAPLLAATLAGGLCPHRRRANSGSTSSGDDELHRASLAKTPQPPQCPRFRKLDSPSDSGIESGTEKPDKPASSSTSSAPTSVCSSPRSAEDKEVEDMPVLKRVLQAPPLYDTNSLMDEAYKPHKKFRALRQKDSAEAEPAVVSVQHSQSQLHLHLTSPPARSPVQQQHHQQPHQPQQPQQQQPSQPQHSTLQSALQSQCPQTASLLSSTHSTLAKSLMESPRMTAEQLKRTDIIHNYIMRGEASLSPRSSPASACSPSPAEQCASTTTITARSSPIHHQQQQQQHHQGLLQCASQSSYAQQRWPTSVITTTTGARQQQQQHQQQSSPDYLAASPSSSPRYLSAAATSSTSTSPRPTSSGSAHLVLPSNMVELQVDIADSQQPLNLSKKSPSPSPRPLMPQGSTCKALSLEA, encoded by the exons ATGCCCGCCGTCATGGGGGACGAGCTGCCGATCCTCAAGGGGATCCTCAACGGAGTCGTCAACTACCACAATGCAC CGGTGCGATTCGGCCGTGTGCCCAAGCGCGAGAAGGCCAGGATTCTGGCGGCCATGCAGCAGAGCTCGCACAGCCGATCGCAAGAGAAGGCTGTGGCAGCCGAGCTCGAGGACGAGCAGCGTCTGCTCGCCACAGTTGTGCGCGCTCACTTGGACACGTGCGACTTCACCCGTGATAAAGTCGCCCcggtgctcgcgcgcgcccgtGAGACGCCCAACTACACGGCCTGCCCGCCAACTCTG GCGTGCCCGCTGAACCCCAACCCACAGCCTCTGACCGGCCAACAGGAGCTCCTCCAGGACTTCTCCAAGAGGTTCTCGCCGGCGATCCGCGGCGTCGTTGAGTTCGCCAAGCGGATCCCCGGCTTCAGCCTGCTGGCCCAGGATGACCAAGTGACGCTCCTCAAGGCCGGAGTCTTCGAGGTTCTCCTCGTGCGACTGGCCTGCATGTTCGACGCCCAGACCGCCAGCATGATCTGCCTGAACGGCCAGGTGCTCAAGCGCGAGTCCATccacaacagcagcaacgCTCGCTTCCTCATGGACTCGATGTTCGACTTCGCCGAGCGCGTCAACTCGCTCCGGCTCTCGGACGCCGAGCTCGGGCTCTTCTGCTCGGTCGTCGTGATCGCGGCCGACAGGCCCGGACTCCGCAACACCGAGCTCGTCGAGCGCATGCACAACAAGCTGCGCAGCGCCCTCCAGACCGTCCTCGCCCAGAACCACCCGCAGCACCCGGACATTCTGCGCGAGCTCCTCAAGAAAATACCCGACCTGAGGACCCTCAACACTCTCCACTCCGAGAAGCTCCTCGCATTCAAGATgaccgagcagcagcagcagctgcaggcTCAGCAGCAGGCCCAGCAACAGgcccagcaacagcagcaacatcaCTGGCCCATGGACTGCGACGAGCCCGTCGGCTCCTGGGGATCGGCCTCGGACGTCGCCCTCGACGAGGCCGTCAAGAGTCCCCTCGGCTCGGTCTCCAGCACCGAGAGCACCTGCAGCGGCGAAGTCGCCAGCCTGACCGAGTACCAGCAGCACGTGGTCGCCAGCGGACACCACGCATCGAGCGCTCCCCTGCTCGCGGCAACGCTCGCCGGCGGGCTCTGCCCCCACCGCAGAAGAGCCAACTCCGGCAGCACGAGCTCCGGAGACGACGAGCTCCACCGCGCCAGCCTGGCCAAGACGCCCCAGCCGCCTCAATGCCCGCGCTTCCGCAAGCTCGACTCGCCGAGCGACAGCGGCATCGAGTCCGGCACCGAGAAGCCCGACAAGCCCGctagcagcagcaccagcagtGCACCCACCAGCGTCTGCTCGAGCCCCAGGTCCGCCGAGGACAAGGAGGTCGAAGACATGCCCGTGCTCAAGCGCGTCCTCCAGGCGCCGCCGCTCTACGACACCAACTCCCTCATGGACGAGGCGTACAAGCCGCACAAGAAGTTCCGCGCGCTGCGGCAGAAGGACAGCGCCGAAGCCGAGCCCGCCGTCGTCAGCGTGCAACACAGCCAGTCTCAGCTGCACCTCCACCTCACCTCGCCCCCGGCCAGGAGCCCggtccagcagcagcaccaccagcaGCCGCATCAGCCACAGCagcctcagcagcagcaacccaGTCAGCCGCAGCATTCGACGCTGCAGTCGGCCCTGCAGAGCCAGTGCCCACAAACGGCCAGCCTGCTGAGCAGTACGCACTCGACGCTCGCCAAGAGCCTGATGGAGAGCCCGCGAATGACGGCCGAGCAGCTCAAGCGCACCGACATCATCCACAACTACATCATGCGCGGCGAGGCCAGCCTCTCGCCGAGGTCCTCGCCCGCCTCGGCCTGCTCGCCCTCTCCCGCTGAGCAGTGCGCCTCCACCACGACCATAACCGCCCGTTCGTCGCCCATCCACcaccagcaacagcagcagcaacatcaTCAGGGCCTTCTGCAGTGCGCCTCGCAGTCGAGCTACGCGCAGCAGAGGTGGCCGACGTCGGTCatcacgacgacgacgggggcgagacaacaacagcaacagcaccagcagcagtcTTCCCCGGACTACCTGGCGGCGTCGCCCTCGAGCTCGCCGAGGTACCTCTCGGCCGCGGCGACGAGTAGCACGAGCACGAGTCCCAGGCCCACCTCGAGCGGCAGCGCTCACCTCGTGCTCCCGAGCAACATGGTCGAGCTGCAGGTCGACATCGCCGACAGCCAGCAGCCGCTGAACCTCTCGAAGAAGTCGCCGTCCCCCTCGCCCAGGCCGCTCATGCCCCAGGGCTCAACGTGCAAGGCCCTCTCGCTCGAGGCGTAG